The Archangium primigenium genomic interval GAGATAGGTGCGAAGCGAGCCGTAGTGCGGGCTGAGGCCAGGCTCGAAACAGCGCGAAGTCAGCCTGGCAGTGGTTTCGTTCCTGAAGCACGAGGCGAGGCGCTTGAGGTTCTGGATATTGCCAGGGCCGAGGCGAAAAGCGCCGACCCGGGCAGCATCCTGGATGCATTGAGCAAGAGCCTGCCAGAACTCGCACGCGGGGGGTTGCTCCAACTGCGCGGCAGGGTTGGCGATGCCAGAGCGCTTCAGACGTTAGAAAGCTCGCTTGTCAAGGGACGCAAGAGCCTGGACTCATTTCTTGCCCATGAGGGGGCATCCAAGGCCCAAGTCAAGGCGGCCAGGGGCTCGGTCCTCGCGAGCCAAGCCGAATTGGCGCGAGCGCGAATGAACTGGCTCAAGACACTGCAGGACCCTCTTCTGCGGGACGCCATGGGCAAGGAGTTGGTCCAATACGTTGTCAAGGTGTTGCGGACGCTGAAGAGCCCTCCTGATTGGGCTGCCCTGAGAAAAGCCATCCAGGCTCGCGACATCGACATGCTGGTGGGCGAACTGGGAGAGGCGCTGCAGCGCTCGTTGCTCGCCGAGAAATATCCTGCGGCCAAGGGCTACCGTGTCTTCGCGAACATCGAGGTCGTTCGGCGAGTGAAGGGTTTTTTTACCAAAAAGGAATGGCAGTTCGCAGAGCGCAACGAGGGGCGCGAGGGTAATCCGAGAGGGCTCTACGAAGCGGACGGAGCGCTGTGGAAGAGCATTACCGAGGTGGACGCGCTGATCGCGGAGCCAACCCTTGAGGGTCGATGGAGGCCGGTCGAGTTGGAGCAGATGAAGACGGGAAAGAACGATCAGCACAGCACGGCGCAAATGCAGAACACCCATGCACTCAAGGCAATGGAGCAAGTCGTTGGTGGTAACGAAACGGTGCAACTCTTCGAGCGAGTCGGTAAGAACGAACTGGGCAAGAACATGACGGCTTCGTTCGACCTGTCCAAGATTCAAGACGTGGCGGGGGCTACGCGCGGGACCGCAGGAAAATTGTTCACCGAGAACATCCCCTTTACCCGCGAGGTGCTCGAAGCAACAGCGCACTCGCTGGTCAAGAATCCAACCCTCCTGCCATCTCCGGACATCGTTCCCCCATTCAACGAGGGACAACGGCGCCGTGGGAAGGTGACGCGTTGAACATCCACGACAAGGGCGAGAGCACACTCCCTCCCCATTTCGCGGTCATCCTCGACCAGCCGGCCATCGGGCCTGAATGGAAGTCATGGCTGGTGCACGAGTTGGCGTTACGCGGTGTTCTGCTCGGCTTGGATGGCACCATCGAGGATCATGGCGTTCTCATCGGATTCTATCAGTTCCTGGAGCAGGCTGAGGCGGAGCAGGCGCTCCAGACGATGAACGTCAAGGTCGAGGCCTTGGACTGTCCCTGGATGGGCCCCATACGAGGAGCGATCGGCTGGGTGCGCGCAGGACTCCAGGAGGATCTGCTGGGTTCATTCCTCCCTGTCCTGGTCCGCCTGAGTCGAGGCCCGTTCGTCCGCACGGCGGACAGCGCCTTCTACGCCCCAGTACGCAAAATCGCGTTCTCGGTGGAGAACGTCGTGAAAAAATACGGTTTTGGAGACGGAGAGGATCTTCTCGATATTCCAGGTGATTACCTGGAACACGCGTGCGACGAAGTCCAAGCAGTGCTCGAGCATGCGGGTCTAGAGGCACAGGTCTCATTGATCGAGACGGCACACAACCCACTTCGAATCCGGGGGCCTGCTCTTCAGGACGGGAAAGAAGCCTCATCGGACGTGCTCAGGGAACTGACGGTGACGCTTTGGGCCTATGATTGGCGGCTCCTCCAGGACGCCTCCTTCTGGTGAGAGTTCCCGTTCCGACGCGGTGACCGCCGCGAAACTTGCGCTACGATGGCGGCGTCATGCACGACTTGAGCGAGGGCCTCACCGGCATCTGGGGACGGCCCTTCATCGATCTGACGCCCTACCTGGACCTCGGCCTGCTCGCCTCCCTGGACGACGAGATCTGCTACGCGCTCGCCCAGGTGACGACCACCTATACGGGCGGCAGCCACAAGGCCATGGGCATCGTCCCGCCGTCGCTCGCCGAGGACCCTTACGTCGACTACGGCCAGGTCATCCGCGGCTTCGACGAGCGGGAGTTCGCCACGTTCGTGTCGCTGGGAGATCCCGCGGCGCGCTTCGATCCCAAGCGCCGCCAGGACTACGAGTTCGGCGAGGAGCGCGACCACCCGCTCACGCGCGAGCAGATGCGCTTCCTCGAGTTCAAGTACGGCGTCTACTTCCCCTGGAAGGTCTTCTACGAGCTGATGCCCGGTGGCTACTGGGGCGAGAAGAGCACCGCCCAGGGCAAGGCCTTCACCCGCGAGGCCCGGCTGTACTTCCCCCGCACCCTGGCCTTCGTCCAGGGGCTGCCCTTCCGGGAGATCGGCCGCTGCACGCTGCTCGGTTTGAACGCCAATGATCACGGCACGGTCCACCGCGACGGCGAGCCCGAGGAGCAGACGGCGCCGGACCAGTTCATCACCGTGTGCCCGCGCGGCGGCAAGCGGCTGTTCCTCTGGGACGAGACGCGACGCGTCAAGACGCCGGTGGAGGGCCGGGCGTACTGGTTCAACGACTTCGACTACCACGGGGTGGAGGCGGGGCCGGGGTTTCGCTACTCGCTGCGGGTGGATGGGGTCTTCGAACCGGGCTTCCTGGAGCGGTTGCGACAGGACCATGAGGCCGTGAGCGCCCGGGTCGGGTAGCATGCGCGCCCTCATGGCGCTGCGATCCCTCTACCTGCCCCTCTTCGGCGCGCTCACCACGATCGTGCTCCTGCTGCTCCTGCGCGCCGGCCAGCGGTTGTGGACGCCCGCGCATACGGTCCGCTCGGACCTGGAGCAGGGCCAGCTCGCCCACGCGCTCGTGCAGATCGGCCAAGTGCTCGGCCTGTTCCTCATCTCCGGCGCGGTGGTGGCGGGCAGCGCGGAAGGCGAGAGCCTGGCCTGGGACGCGCTGTGGATCGCCGCCCACGGCCTGCTGGCCATGGTGCTGCTGGAGGTGTTCGGCAACCTGGGCGTCCGGGTGCTCCTGCGCTCGCGGCTGCACGCCGAGGTGGAGCGCGAGAACGTGGCGGCGGGGCTCGCCGCCGGCGGGCACTACCTGGCCACCGGCATCCTCCTGTCCAAGTCGGTGTCCGGCTCGGACCTGGGCTCGCTCGGTGTGTCGCTCGTCTTCTTCGTGCTCGCCCAGCTCACCCTGCATGCCTTCGTGCTGCTCTTCCGCACGCTCACCGTCTACGACGACGCCGAGGAGATCCTCGGGGAGAACCTGGCCGCGGCGTTCGGCTACGCGGGCGTCACCGTGGCGCTCTCGATCATCATCGGCCACGCGGTGGAGGGCACCTTCGTGGACTGGGGCACGTCCCTGCGCGGCTACGGGCTGGCGCTGCTGTTCGCGCTGGCGCTCTACCCGGTGCGCCAGCTCTTCGTGCAGACGCTGCTGCTCGGTGCGCGCTTCTCCTTTCGCGGCGGCCGGTTGGACCAGGGCATCGCCGTCGAGCGCAACCTGGGCATGGGCGTGATGGAGGCCGTGTCCTATCTGGCCGCCGCCTTCCTCGTGACGCGCCTCGGATGACGCCGCCGCCCCTGACCTACGAGGCGCTCGCCGAGCGGCTGGTGCGCACCGGGCTCGTCACGGATCCCTGGCTGGAGGGGATGCCGCGCTTCCGGGCCGAGCCGCTGCTCGTGCCCGCCGCGCGCCGCGCCGCGCTCTACCGGGCCGCCGAGGACGTGGCGGCGGCCTACCACGAGCTGGCGCGCGTGTGCGCCGCCTCGCCCGAGTTCCTGGACGACTTCTTCTGCCTCACGCCCGTGCAGAAGCTCATGTGGCAGGCGTCCCAGCCCGTCTGGCATGGCGTGGCGCGCGCGGACGTGTTCGTGACGCAGGACGGACAGCTCGCGGTGTGCGAGCTCAACAGCGACACGCCCACGGGCGAGGTCGAGGCCGTGCTGCTCAACCCCCTGGTGCACGAGGGCTGGCCGGACACCGAGGACCCCAACCGGGCGCTGGGCGAGCGGCTGTGCGAGATGGTGGAGGCGCTGGCCGGGCGGCTGCTCATGCCCGCGCCCGAGCGGCTCGCGGTGGGCATCGTCTACCCCACGGAGATCCCCGAGGACCTGGGCCTCGTGCGGCTCTACCACCAGTGGTTCGAGGCGCGCGGGCACACGGTGCACCTGGGCTCGCCCTTCAACCTCTCCGAGGCGCCGGACGGCCGGGTGGCCCTGCTGGGCGCGCCCTGTGACGTGCTCCTGCGCCACTACAAGACGGACTGGTGGGGCGAGCGCCTGTCCGTGTGGGACGACGAGGAGTCCTTCGAGGATCGCGCGCCCCTGACGGGTCCCCTGGCCCTGGTGCTGCGCGCCTGTCTGGAGGGGCGGTGCGCGGTGGTGAATCCGTTCGGCGCGGTGCTCACCCAGAACAAGCGCTCGCTGGCGTTCATGTGGGAGCACCACGCGCGCTTCTCCGCCCGGGCACGCGCCACCATCCGCGCCCACATCCCCTACACCGTGCGCCTGGAGACGCTGCCCATCGAGGAGCTGGCGCGCGACCGCGAGCAGTGGGTGCTCAAGTCGGACTATGGCGCCGAGGGCGACGAGGTGTTGGTGGGCCGGCTCACTCCCCAGCGGGAGTGGAACGCGGCCCTGGTGCACGCGCTGCCCGGCCGCTGGGTGGCCCAGCGCTACTTCGCCGCGGAGGAGAGCCCCTCCGGGGAGACGATCAACCACGGGGTCTACGTGATCGCCGGACAGGCCGCGGGGCTCTACACGCGCGTGCAGCGCGGTGCCACCGACCCCCTGGCGTTGAGCACACCGGTGCTCATCACGCCGTGAGGGACGGGAAGACGAGGAGACGATGAGCAACGAGCAAGACGCCAATCCCGTCAAGCGCCGCGTGATGACCCAGCAGCCGGGGCTCATTGGCGCGCAGTGGTGGAACGAGGGCCTCAAGGAGATGAGCGATCCCATCGCCCGGCGTCAGGCCATCCTGGCGCTGCTGACGGTGGGCGGCACGGTGGCCGTGGTGGGCGGGGTCCTGTCGGCCCTGGGCGACGACGAGGAGGATGATCCCTCCAACCGGAGCGTGGAGATGTTCGGCGCGCTGGACGCGCAGCGCCGGCTCGGGTGGAACTTCGGCGCCACGGCGAGCGGGCTGGTCTTTCCCGCCGAGGCCACGACCCCCGTGAGCTCGGCGGTGCGCGGGCTCGCCACGGAGCTGGCGCCCCGGCAGAGCGCGCTCAAGCCCTTCTACCAGGCGACGCTCTTTCAATCCGTGGACGGCAACGCCGTCTCCTTGAGCCAGTCGCTGCGCACGCTCCACACGCCCGCCATGGACACGGCGTTCAACCAGGGGCTGGCGCTGCTGTCGCTCTTCAAGGAGCGGCCCCCCGCGGCCGCCGCCACGGCGGTGCTCGTGGACCTGCCCGGCCCCGAGGCGGTGGCGTTCTCCACGGCCCTGGCCGAGCGCTTCGAGCCCGTCTTCACCTATGACAACTGGCCGCATCCGCTCGGGGTGGTGCCCGCCCACCTGACGCTGGCCGCGGTGGCGTACTACCAGCCGCTGCTCGCCTGGCTCGCGCCCCGGCGCGACACTCCCGCGCCGCCCGTGTTCGTCCTGGACCGCGAGCGGCTGGCGCCCTACACGGATCCCCAGAAGCAGTTCGACAACCGCTACACGGCGCGCATGCCGTCCGCCGAGCAGCTGCGCGCGCTGGGCATCCAGCACGTGCTGTACGTCCTGCCCGGCGCCGTCACCCAGGAGCTGGACGACCTCAACGAGGACCTGGTGGCGTGGCGGGACGCGGGCCTGGACGTGAAGGTCGTGGCCGCGAGCGACTTCCGGCCCGAGGCCTTGTCGACGGGCCCGGCCGATGCGGGAACGGCGGACGCGGGGACGCCCGATGCGGGAACGGCGGACGCGGGGACGCCCGATGCGGGGACACCGCGCGTCACGCCGCACGCGGGCATCTTCGCCGCGAGCCCTTTTCCGCTGCCGCTCTCGCACCTGTACTACTTCGGAGGCGCCCGGCCCGTGCATGCCTCCTTCTGGCAGCGCTACCCGTGGAATCCGCCGACCGCCCCACCGTTCGCGGCACCCGGGCGCCAGCGTCCCCGTTCGCGGCGGCTCGCGGAGCCCCCGCCGCCCGCGGGGATGCCCCGTCCGGCCGACGGGATCGTCTCGCTCCAGAATCCGGACCTGGGCACGTCCACGCTCTCGGGGAGCGACAGGTACGTGCCCGCGCGGCGGCCGACGATGTTCTCCTCCGTGCCGCGCGGCGCGAGCGGCGCCCCCCTCCAACGTCCCGTCAACTTCGGCAAGGTGGCCATGCATGTCCGCAACCGCCCGTATTCCATCCTCGGGCCCTCGTTCGGCCCTCGCAGCTCGTGGAGTCGCTCCTCGGGCTCCTCGGGCGGCTGAGCGGAGACACGGATGAAATACTCCATCTTCTCCTTTCAGGTGGCGCTGCCCATGGAGGGCCGGAGCGACTCCTTGTTCCACGAGCTGAGCCGGCGCCTGCGCTCCGCGCCCGAGGAGGGCAACTACGCGCGGATGCACGACCACTACAGCTCGCTGTGCAAGATGCTCCGCGCCGAGTCGCGTCGCTTCGAGCGGGGCGTCTGGGACTACTGGGACGATCCCTCCCGCGCGACCAATGACTACCAGGACTGGGTGAACGGCCTGGAGGGCCGCGAGGCCCGTCGGGTCTCCGCGCCCGAGGATGGGAGCCCCCGCTACATGGTGTTCGCCCTGGCGATGCTCCTCAAGTACCAGAGCGAGAGCGACCAGCGGCTCTTGCGGCACTGCAACATCCCCGAGGCCCGGCTGTGGAAGCGGCAGACCTTCGCCGAGCTGCTCAAGGGGCCGCCCATGCTCAACTTCCTCCACGTGCAGTCGCACCTGGCCTACCTGCTGCCCGGTACGGACGCGTCGCTCGCGCTCACCGATGAGGACTTGAGGGGCAAGGACTGGCACTACCTGCGCCCGCTGGACTGACGGGCGCGCGGGCCGTCAGAACCACACCTCCCAGTCCGTGCCGGAGTCGAGCCGCACGGCGTGGGCGGTCGCCGAGATGCGATCCCGGCCGCCCCGGAAGGGTTGGATCTGGTGCAGCCGGTAGCTGTCGATCACGAGCAATTCGCCCACCCGGTAGTCCACGTCATGCCCCCGGGCCTGGAAGGCATCGTCGGGCACCTTCTCGCGTTGGGGAAAGGCCACGTCCCAGAGCCGCAGGGCCCCCCCGGACTCCGGCGGCTGGAGCATGAGCACGAGCGTGAGGGCCCGGGCACGCTGCTCGTACTGCGTGTCGGTCAGGCCCTCGGTGTCGAAGTGCACGTCGCCCCCGTTGTTCGACAACCACCCGTCGGCGGGGAAGATGTGCAGGCCGGGGCCACACCAGCCCTCGCGCCGGTGGGCCTGGCCCCGCACCAGCAGGGCGATGAGCTCACGCATCCGCGCCTGGAAGCCCGGCAGCAGTCGCTCCACGGTGGCGTCGGAGGTGCGCGCCTGGGCGAAGTACTCGTCCTCGCGGTCCTGCTCCAGGTGCGTGTACCAGGCCCGGCCGAGCGAGAACTGCACCCCGTCGAAGTCCGGCGTCCAGAAGGGGCTCCCCGCGTACACCCGGCGCACCAGCGCGGCGCACTCGGTGGGGGAGAGCACACCGGGCACGCGCACCCCCAGGTGGGTGTCGAGCAGGGCGAGGACATCCACGGTGCCCGAGCGCAGGGCGTCCAGCTCGCACTCGGCCACCGTGACACGCGGGGAATCGGCCATGGCGGGCACGATACCCCGGCGCCGCGCGGCGGCTAGCGCCGCTCGATGCGGGCGATCATCTCCGCGTTCATCTGCTGGATGAGGCGGTACTGATCGTTGTACTGCCGCTGGTTGTCGGTGAGCCGCTGGCCGCGCTCGCGGTCCACGATGGCGCGGTACTCGGGCGTGGGGTTGGAGCGCAGGCGGGCGTCGAACTCCGCGTTGATGGCCTGCTGGCGCGCACGGAACTGATCATTGGCCTGGGCGCGCGCCTGATCCGTGAGCTGGTGCGCCTGGAACGTGAGCCCGACCCGGTCGTTGCCCGTCAGGCGCTCGGCCTGGGCCGCCATCCGCGCCATCACCTGCTGACCCCCCTCGGCCAGCTGCCGCAGGGGCACGCTCAGCTCGATGCCCGCGCTCGGCAGGCCACCGCCCCGGCTGGTCGTGGGCATGTCGTGCTCCACAGTGACGGTGCCATCCGTGCCGGCCTTGACCGTGAAGGGGCCGGACAACCGGGCGTTGATCGACGCATCCCCGTTCATGAGGCGCGGGCCGATGTTGAAGCCGTAGGCCACCGACACCGAGGTTCCCGCGCGGTTGGGCGTGCTCACGCCCACGGAGGCGGTCCAGGTGTTCGCGTTCTCTCCCGGGAAGACCTGCGCCGACACGCCGGCCGTGAAGAAGGTGTTGTTGACGTTGAAGCCGAGCTCCACCTTGCCGAGGTTCGCGATCGACGTGCCAATCCGGCGCGCGGCGGTCTCCGCGTTCTCGATGACGGAGGCGCGGATGCGCTCGCGGGTCTCGGGGGTGAGGGTGACCGTGCCCGGAAGGGTGTCGAGCGCGCGATCCACCGAGCGGCCCAGGTCCTCACGCACCTGGGCCTCGGTGCGGGTCGGCGCCACCGCCGCGGCGGGAGCGGCCTCGGCGGCGGGGGTGCCGCCCGTGGGCGCCGAGACGGGCGTGGCGGCGGCCGGAGGCTGGGTGCCCAGGAAGTGACCGGCGAAGGCCCGGCGCTGACCCGCGAGCGTCGTGCCCTTGAAGGCATCGTCGTCACCGCCCGCGGCCGGGGTCGCGCGCGTGGGGGCGCGGGCCGACGGGGTGGACGGCGTGGCCGCATCGGTACGCGGCGCGGAGGCGGGGCGGTTGTTGTCGATCCGGTGGCTCATGGTGCTCGGCAGTCTACCGTTGTCACGGCCGGGCCGCACCTGGGGTACGGGAACGTGGTACGCGGAGCGGACCATGAGACTCCACGGCTCGATGACGTCTCCCTACGTGCGCAAGGTGCGCGTCCTGCTCGACGAGAAGCAGCTGCCCTACACCTTCGTGCGCGAGAACCCTCGCTCGCTGGACAGCCAGACCCAAACCCTGACGCCGCTGGGCAAGGTGCCGGTGCTGGTGCTCGACAGCGGGCGCACGATGATCGACTCGCCCGTCATCCTCGAGTACCTGGATGGGCTGGGCGGCGAGCCGCTGCTGCCCGCGAGCGGTGAGGCCCGGTGGGACGTGCTGCACTGGACCTCGCTCGCCGATGGTCTGCTCCAGGCGCTGGTGACCCGGCTCCTGGAGCTGCGCCGCCCCGAGGCCCTGCGCTCTCCGGAGTCCCTCGCGTGGGAGGAGCGGCGGATCGGCCGGGTGCTGGACGTGCTCGCACAGGCGGACCTGTCGAGCGGCTTCTTCGTGGGCGGTCGCTACAGCCTGGCGGACGTCGCGGTGGGCGTGGCGCTGGAGTACACGGACCTCCGCTACCCGCACGCGTGGCGGGAGCGGCACCCGGCGCTGGGGGCGTGGCTCGCGGGCATCGCCGCGCGGCCCGCCTTCCAGCGCACCGTGTTCGACACCGTGCCCTGACGCCCCGTCACTCGGAGGTGACGTCCACGCGGCCCGCCTCCACCCGCCAGCGCTCCGTGGTGCAGCGCCGCGCGAAGTGCGTGTCGTGGGACACGAGCACCAGGGCGCCCGGGTAGCCCTGGAGCGCCTCCTCCAATCGCTCCAGGGAGGGCAGGTCCAGGTGGTTGGAGGGCTCGTCGAGCACGAGCGCCCACGCGTGCTGGCCGAGGCCCCGGGCGATGAGCAGCTTGCGCGCCTCGCCCGGCGAGGGCTGTGCCGAGGCGAGCAGCGTGTCCGGCTCCACCCCGAGCGCGGCCACGAGCGACAGCACGCGGCCCTTCTCCTCGGGCGGCAGCTCGCGCACGGCCTCCAGGGCCTCGCGGGCCTCCGCGTCGCCCACGTCCTGGGGCAGGTAGAGCACGCGCTCCAGCGGCACCCGCGCCTGGTCCAACAGGGCCCGGAGCAGGGTGCTCTTGCCGACGCCGTTGGGACCCTCGATGCGGATGCGCGCCTCGCGGGGGACGTCGAGCCGCAGGGGGCCGAACAGCGCCACCTCGCCCGCGCGGAGCTCCGGCACGTCCAGGCTGAAGAGCAGCGGGTGGGGTGGGCGCACGTAGTCGACGAAGACGGAGCGGCCCACGCTCTTCTCCACCTCGATGGACTCGATGGCGGCGGCGGCCTTCTCCACCTCGCGGCGGGTGTTGGCCACGCGGCGGCCGTGCTGCATGTCCGCCCAGCCGGCCACCACCTTGGCGCCCATGCTCCGCGCGTCGTTGTCGTACTTGTCCTTGAGGCGGTTGCCGGCGTTGCGCGCGGCGGAGGCCGAGGCCTGGTCCTGGCGCGTCTTCACCAGCCGCTGCTGGAGCCGGCGGTGCTCGTCCTGGGCGCCCTGCCGGGATGTGCGGCGCGCGTCCAGCTCCGCCTCCCAGGCCTCGCGCGCGGCGGCATAGGCCCCGGGCCACAGCCGCACGCCGCCGCCGTGCACGCGCAGCGTGGTGGTGGTGAGCGACTCGAGCAGCGCGCGGTCATGGGACACGAGCACGCCCACGCCCCGGAAGCGGCGCAGGGCGGACAGGAGCCAGTCCCGGGCCTCGGCGTCCAGGTGGTTGGTGGGCTCGTCGAGCAGGAGCACGTCGGGCTCCTGGGCGAGCGCGGCGCCCACCTGCCAGCGCTTGCGCTCCCCGGGCGAGAGCGTGGGCCAGCGCCCGAGCGCCGTGACGTCCAGGCCGAGCTGGCCCAAGAGCCGCCGGGCGCGCGCGTCCGAGGCCTCGGCGAAGGCGAGCACGTCCGGGGTGAGGGCCTCCACGCGTTGGGGGCACAGCCGCACGAGCGCCGAGGGCGGCTCGAAGCGCAGGTGGCCCTCGGTGGGGTTCAGCTCCCGGGACAACAAGCGCAGCAGGGTGGACTTGCCCGCGCCATTAGCGCCGACGAGCCCCGTCCAGCCGGGGGCGAGGTGGAACTCCACGTCGGAGAAGAGGGAATGGGC includes:
- a CDS encoding DUF350 domain-containing protein — protein: MALRSLYLPLFGALTTIVLLLLLRAGQRLWTPAHTVRSDLEQGQLAHALVQIGQVLGLFLISGAVVAGSAEGESLAWDALWIAAHGLLAMVLLEVFGNLGVRVLLRSRLHAEVERENVAAGLAAGGHYLATGILLSKSVSGSDLGSLGVSLVFFVLAQLTLHAFVLLFRTLTVYDDAEEILGENLAAAFGYAGVTVALSIIIGHAVEGTFVDWGTSLRGYGLALLFALALYPVRQLFVQTLLLGARFSFRGGRLDQGIAVERNLGMGVMEAVSYLAAAFLVTRLG
- a CDS encoding glutathionylspermidine synthase family protein: MTPPPLTYEALAERLVRTGLVTDPWLEGMPRFRAEPLLVPAARRAALYRAAEDVAAAYHELARVCAASPEFLDDFFCLTPVQKLMWQASQPVWHGVARADVFVTQDGQLAVCELNSDTPTGEVEAVLLNPLVHEGWPDTEDPNRALGERLCEMVEALAGRLLMPAPERLAVGIVYPTEIPEDLGLVRLYHQWFEARGHTVHLGSPFNLSEAPDGRVALLGAPCDVLLRHYKTDWWGERLSVWDDEESFEDRAPLTGPLALVLRACLEGRCAVVNPFGAVLTQNKRSLAFMWEHHARFSARARATIRAHIPYTVRLETLPIEELARDREQWVLKSDYGAEGDEVLVGRLTPQREWNAALVHALPGRWVAQRYFAAEESPSGETINHGVYVIAGQAAGLYTRVQRGATDPLALSTPVLITP
- a CDS encoding 2OG-Fe(II) oxygenase, translating into MADSPRVTVAECELDALRSGTVDVLALLDTHLGVRVPGVLSPTECAALVRRVYAGSPFWTPDFDGVQFSLGRAWYTHLEQDREDEYFAQARTSDATVERLLPGFQARMRELIALLVRGQAHRREGWCGPGLHIFPADGWLSNNGGDVHFDTEGLTDTQYEQRARALTLVLMLQPPESGGALRLWDVAFPQREKVPDDAFQARGHDVDYRVGELLVIDSYRLHQIQPFRGGRDRISATAHAVRLDSGTDWEVWF
- a CDS encoding glutathione S-transferase family protein; the protein is MRLHGSMTSPYVRKVRVLLDEKQLPYTFVRENPRSLDSQTQTLTPLGKVPVLVLDSGRTMIDSPVILEYLDGLGGEPLLPASGEARWDVLHWTSLADGLLQALVTRLLELRRPEALRSPESLAWEERRIGRVLDVLAQADLSSGFFVGGRYSLADVAVGVALEYTDLRYPHAWRERHPALGAWLAGIAARPAFQRTVFDTVP
- a CDS encoding ATP-binding cassette domain-containing protein, whose amino-acid sequence is MSLIRAHRVAFAFSDAHSLFSDVEFHLAPGWTGLVGANGAGKSTLLRLLSRELNPTEGHLRFEPPSALVRLCPQRVEALTPDVLAFAEASDARARRLLGQLGLDVTALGRWPTLSPGERKRWQVGAALAQEPDVLLLDEPTNHLDAEARDWLLSALRRFRGVGVLVSHDRALLESLTTTTLRVHGGGVRLWPGAYAAAREAWEAELDARRTSRQGAQDEHRRLQQRLVKTRQDQASASAARNAGNRLKDKYDNDARSMGAKVVAGWADMQHGRRVANTRREVEKAAAAIESIEVEKSVGRSVFVDYVRPPHPLLFSLDVPELRAGEVALFGPLRLDVPREARIRIEGPNGVGKSTLLRALLDQARVPLERVLYLPQDVGDAEAREALEAVRELPPEEKGRVLSLVAALGVEPDTLLASAQPSPGEARKLLIARGLGQHAWALVLDEPSNHLDLPSLERLEEALQGYPGALVLVSHDTHFARRCTTERWRVEAGRVDVTSE